A portion of the Adhaeribacter radiodurans genome contains these proteins:
- a CDS encoding bifunctional YncE family protein/alkaline phosphatase family protein, which produces MKKQLYSLVLFFVFMGVGFTGTAQTPTNNPEAKNVLLPNGWSLSPAGRSLPLGDLPLNLQLAPSKKLLAVTNNGHGNQIIQLINPKTEKLLDEKVIKKSWYGLKFSADSKKLYVSGGNDNRILVYPIQNNKLGTADTIALGQPWPKEKISPTGLDVDDKRKLLYSVTKDDSTLYVVDLTTGKTRQKVKLGSEAYACLLSPDKTELYISLWGGDKLAIFNINTQKITTEIKTENHPNELLLTKSGKYLFVANASDNSVSVIDIKARKVIEIISAALYPTKLTGSTTNALALAPDEKTLYIGNADNNCVAVFNVEEPGKSSAKGFIPTGWYPTNIKTLGKKIMVANGKGFSSLPNPAGPQPVKVTDNSGSHRGVTDKQEVQYIGGLFKGTLSFIDRPKEEQLKIYSQQVYKNTPFNLQAEAQAKSEPGNPIPGKLGEKSPIKYVFYVIKENRTYDQILGDMKEGNGDPNLCLFPEKVTPNHHALAREFVLLDNFYVNAEVSADGHNWSMAAYANDYVEKTWPTSYSGRGGTYDYEGSRKIAYPRDGFIWDYCLRAGVSYRSYGEFANKGKTSLKSLRGHICKAAPGFDMDIKDVERVRIWKQDFDSLLAKNAVPQFSTIRLSNDHTSGQRKGKITPIAAVADNDLALGQLVEHISKSGIWKESAIFVLEDDAQNGPDHIDAHRSPAFVISPYTKRNSVNHTMYTTSGVLRTMELILGLPPMSQYDAAALPLFGCFSSQPDLTGYSAKPAQVDLEERNVAWNKSAERSEHFNLAAEDSAPDLDLNEVVWKSIKGEDSVMPAPRRSAFLKLKAEEENEEED; this is translated from the coding sequence ATGAAGAAACAGCTTTATTCCTTGGTTTTATTTTTTGTTTTTATGGGTGTTGGGTTTACAGGTACTGCCCAGACTCCAACAAATAATCCGGAAGCAAAGAATGTACTGCTGCCAAATGGCTGGTCTTTAAGTCCGGCCGGACGTTCCTTACCTTTGGGCGATTTGCCATTAAACTTACAGTTAGCCCCTTCTAAAAAATTGTTGGCGGTTACTAACAACGGCCACGGCAACCAAATCATTCAGCTTATTAATCCTAAAACCGAAAAATTGCTGGATGAGAAAGTAATTAAGAAATCCTGGTACGGATTAAAATTTAGTGCCGATAGTAAAAAATTGTACGTTTCGGGTGGCAACGATAACCGCATTTTGGTATATCCCATTCAAAACAACAAATTAGGAACAGCCGATACGATAGCTTTAGGACAGCCCTGGCCCAAAGAAAAAATTAGCCCGACTGGCCTGGATGTAGACGATAAAAGAAAATTGCTTTACTCGGTTACCAAAGACGATAGTACTTTGTACGTAGTGGATTTAACTACCGGAAAAACCCGGCAAAAAGTAAAATTGGGTTCCGAAGCTTACGCCTGTTTGCTTTCGCCGGATAAAACCGAATTGTATATTTCGCTGTGGGGCGGCGATAAATTGGCCATATTTAACATTAATACTCAAAAAATTACCACTGAGATTAAAACTGAAAATCACCCGAATGAATTGCTGTTAACTAAATCGGGCAAGTACTTGTTCGTGGCCAATGCCAGTGATAATTCAGTTTCAGTAATAGATATTAAAGCTCGTAAAGTAATCGAAATTATTTCGGCTGCCCTGTATCCTACTAAATTAACGGGTTCTACTACCAATGCTTTGGCCTTAGCGCCCGATGAAAAAACCTTATACATTGGCAATGCCGATAACAACTGCGTGGCAGTTTTTAACGTGGAGGAGCCAGGTAAAAGCAGCGCTAAAGGCTTTATCCCAACGGGTTGGTATCCGACTAATATTAAAACTTTAGGCAAAAAAATAATGGTAGCTAATGGTAAGGGCTTTTCGTCACTGCCTAATCCGGCGGGGCCGCAACCCGTTAAAGTAACGGATAATAGCGGTTCGCACCGGGGAGTTACAGATAAACAGGAAGTGCAATACATTGGTGGTTTATTTAAAGGAACCTTATCTTTTATCGACCGGCCGAAAGAAGAACAGCTAAAGATTTACTCGCAACAAGTATATAAAAATACCCCGTTTAACCTACAAGCCGAAGCGCAAGCGAAAAGCGAACCGGGTAATCCTATACCTGGCAAGCTAGGGGAGAAATCGCCGATTAAGTACGTTTTTTACGTGATTAAAGAAAACCGGACCTACGACCAGATTTTAGGTGATATGAAAGAAGGCAACGGCGACCCCAATTTGTGTTTGTTTCCCGAAAAAGTTACGCCCAATCACCACGCGCTAGCCCGCGAATTTGTATTGCTCGATAATTTTTACGTGAATGCCGAAGTAAGTGCCGATGGGCATAACTGGAGTATGGCCGCTTACGCGAACGATTACGTGGAGAAAACCTGGCCTACGAGTTATAGCGGCCGGGGCGGAACCTACGATTACGAAGGAAGCCGGAAAATTGCTTATCCCCGCGATGGCTTTATCTGGGATTATTGTTTACGGGCCGGCGTAAGCTATCGCAGTTACGGCGAATTTGCGAATAAAGGAAAAACCAGTTTAAAGTCGTTACGAGGGCATATTTGCAAAGCGGCTCCCGGTTTTGATATGGATATTAAAGATGTAGAGCGGGTCCGGATCTGGAAGCAGGATTTTGATTCTTTGCTGGCAAAAAACGCGGTGCCGCAATTTAGTACCATTCGCTTGTCTAACGACCATACCAGCGGCCAGCGCAAAGGCAAAATTACTCCTATTGCGGCCGTTGCCGATAATGATTTGGCATTGGGTCAGTTGGTAGAACATATTTCTAAGAGCGGAATCTGGAAGGAATCGGCCATTTTTGTGCTCGAAGACGATGCCCAAAACGGTCCTGATCACATTGATGCCCACCGTTCGCCGGCCTTTGTTATTAGTCCGTATACCAAACGCAATTCAGTTAATCATACCATGTATACCACTTCCGGGGTGTTGCGGACCATGGAGTTAATTCTGGGTTTACCACCCATGAGCCAGTACGATGCTGCGGCTTTACCTCTGTTTGGTTGTTTTTCGTCACAACCTGATTTAACGGGTTATAGTGCCAAGCCAGCGCAGGTAGACCTGGAAGAACGAAACGTAGCCTGGAATAAAAGTGCGGAACGGTCGGAGCATTTTAATCTGGCCGCTGAAGATTCTGCGCCGGATCTGGATTTGAACGAAGTAGTCTGGAAATCAATAAAGGGCGAAGATTCCGTAATGCCGGCGCCTCGCCGTAGTGCCTTCTTAAAATTGAAAGCAGAGGAAGAAAACGAGGAGGAGGATTGA
- a CDS encoding DUF4180 domain-containing protein — protein MEINITGTEDNSIAEIIAEDIIIKNAQDALDIIANCGYQGAQKIIIRAANITPDFFDLKTGIAGEILQKFSTYNMKLALVGDFAQYASKSLKDFIYESNKVGRIYFVSSTEAAKASLTK, from the coding sequence ATGGAAATAAATATTACGGGTACGGAGGATAATAGCATCGCCGAAATTATTGCCGAAGATATCATAATCAAAAATGCACAAGATGCTTTAGACATTATAGCAAATTGCGGTTACCAAGGCGCGCAAAAAATAATTATTCGGGCAGCTAATATTACGCCTGATTTTTTTGACTTAAAAACGGGTATCGCTGGTGAAATTCTGCAAAAGTTTTCTACTTATAACATGAAACTCGCGTTGGTAGGTGACTTCGCGCAATATGCCAGTAAGAGTTTAAAAGATTTTATCTACGAAAGTAATAAAGTAGGTAGAATTTACTTTGTAAGCTCAACAGAAGCAGCAAAAGCCTCTTTAACAAAGTAA
- a CDS encoding GNAT family N-acetyltransferase, which yields MKIFVETDRLILREMLPEDEAGIFLLDSDPEVHAFLGNKPINNLEQAQKTIQFIRQQYQDNGIARWAVIDRSTNEFLGWSGLKLITQTINNHTNYYDLGYRFIQKYWGEGYATETALATLTYAFDKLNLNEVFAMTDVRNSGSRKVLEKVGFHIILKFYYEGVEHYWFQITKNQWQEKPLTANTNLMIKY from the coding sequence ATGAAAATTTTTGTTGAAACAGACCGGCTAATTTTGCGGGAAATGCTGCCGGAAGATGAAGCAGGAATTTTCCTTTTAGACTCCGATCCGGAAGTTCACGCGTTTTTAGGAAATAAGCCAATTAATAATTTAGAACAAGCTCAGAAAACTATTCAGTTTATCAGGCAACAGTACCAGGATAATGGCATTGCGCGTTGGGCCGTAATCGATAGAAGCACCAACGAGTTTCTGGGTTGGTCTGGCCTAAAACTTATTACCCAAACCATTAACAACCACACCAACTATTACGATTTAGGCTACCGGTTTATTCAAAAATACTGGGGAGAGGGCTATGCCACCGAAACGGCTCTTGCCACCTTAACTTACGCCTTTGATAAGCTTAATTTGAATGAAGTTTTTGCCATGACAGATGTAAGAAATAGCGGCTCTCGTAAAGTTTTAGAAAAAGTAGGGTTTCATATTATTTTAAAGTTTTACTACGAAGGAGTAGAACACTACTGGTTTCAAATAACTAAAAATCAATGGCAGGAAAAACCTTTAACCGCAAACACTAATTTAATGATTAAGTACTAG
- a CDS encoding pyridoxamine 5'-phosphate oxidase family protein — MITDEIRRYASKSILCWLATVSEEGIPNVSPKEIFTFYDESTLLIAHIASPQSIRNIQKNENVCVSFIDIFVQKGFQLKGKAEIISKFHPDFQTLVIPLATLAGEKFPIAAIIKMEVTRVKQIVAPKYALYPETTEEEQIESAMKTYNVQPLR; from the coding sequence ATGATAACTGATGAAATAAGAAGATACGCAAGTAAGAGCATATTATGCTGGCTAGCCACTGTGTCAGAAGAGGGCATTCCGAATGTATCGCCTAAAGAGATTTTTACTTTTTATGATGAATCAACTCTTTTAATTGCTCATATTGCCTCGCCCCAAAGCATCCGTAATATTCAAAAAAATGAAAATGTTTGCGTGAGCTTCATTGATATTTTTGTTCAGAAAGGATTTCAGTTGAAAGGGAAAGCTGAAATAATTAGTAAATTCCACCCCGATTTTCAAACTTTGGTTATTCCTTTAGCCACTCTAGCTGGCGAAAAATTCCCGATTGCTGCCATTATAAAAATGGAAGTTACACGTGTAAAGCAAATTGTAGCGCCTAAATACGCGTTATACCCGGAAACAACCGAGGAAGAACAAATTGAAAGCGCAATGAAAACCTATAACGTTCAGCCATTACGGTAG
- a CDS encoding TolB family protein translates to MFKLLSLVLFCLINVASFGQTNAIGIFQNHADIGNPKKTGGARYEEVTQTYTINGGGSNIWFNRDEFHYLYNKIQGDFILTANFEFVGQEGDPHRKIGWMIRESADEAAASMNAVIHGDGLTVLQWRPLRGAYMRDPQDEIFYPKKTVFQIVQLERSGKKMIMRVANWGEPLQEVGSHDMPDMPDAVLAGLFISSHNPEAVEEARVWNVRIDKPVASIYHPNPQIQKTLPKSQPTLGCRLETMTLADGKRKVIHESSGKFEAPNWMPDGKKLLFNEGGSLYTIPVNGGTPEKLNTGAISKINNDHGISFDRKQLAISSNKEGATGGGSYVYVLPLTGGTPKMVTEQSPSYWHGWATNNKEVTIVAQRNNSKIYNLYQVNVATGNEKPLTTNITGHVDGPEYSPDGKFIYYNANPTGTMQIWRMKPDGSGKEQITFDENHNWFPHISPDGKWIAYISFPTDIDPNSHPSYQRVTLRLVSTSGGAPRVVAYLYGGQGTINVNSWSPDSKSISFVSNSQVAETGKELSGTK, encoded by the coding sequence ATGTTTAAACTGCTATCTCTTGTTCTTTTCTGTTTAATTAATGTTGCTTCCTTTGGGCAGACTAATGCAATAGGTATTTTTCAGAACCATGCGGATATTGGCAACCCGAAAAAAACAGGTGGTGCCCGTTACGAGGAAGTAACTCAAACTTATACCATTAACGGCGGTGGCAGCAATATCTGGTTCAACCGCGACGAGTTTCATTACTTGTACAATAAAATTCAAGGCGACTTTATTCTTACCGCTAATTTTGAATTTGTTGGCCAGGAAGGAGATCCGCACCGCAAAATTGGCTGGATGATCCGGGAATCGGCGGACGAAGCGGCGGCCAGCATGAATGCCGTGATACATGGCGATGGGCTTACCGTTTTACAATGGCGGCCTTTGCGCGGCGCCTACATGCGAGACCCTCAGGACGAAATTTTTTATCCGAAGAAAACCGTTTTTCAGATAGTACAATTGGAACGTAGCGGTAAAAAAATGATTATGCGGGTAGCTAACTGGGGCGAACCGTTGCAAGAAGTTGGTTCCCACGACATGCCCGATATGCCCGATGCGGTACTAGCCGGTTTATTTATTTCGTCGCACAACCCCGAAGCAGTAGAAGAAGCCCGTGTTTGGAATGTTAGAATCGATAAGCCGGTGGCCAGTATTTACCACCCTAATCCGCAAATCCAGAAAACACTTCCTAAATCACAACCCACCTTAGGCTGCCGCTTGGAAACCATGACCTTAGCCGATGGAAAAAGAAAAGTTATTCACGAATCTTCCGGTAAATTTGAAGCTCCCAACTGGATGCCCGATGGCAAAAAACTGCTGTTTAACGAAGGCGGCTCTTTGTATACCATTCCGGTAAACGGCGGAACTCCGGAAAAATTAAACACCGGTGCTATCTCTAAAATTAATAATGATCATGGAATTTCCTTCGACCGCAAACAACTGGCTATTAGCAGCAACAAGGAAGGAGCTACGGGCGGTGGTTCTTACGTGTATGTGTTGCCTTTAACCGGCGGCACACCCAAAATGGTAACGGAACAATCGCCTTCGTACTGGCACGGTTGGGCGACTAATAACAAGGAAGTAACCATTGTGGCTCAACGGAATAATAGTAAAATTTATAATTTGTACCAGGTAAACGTGGCTACGGGCAATGAAAAACCTTTAACTACCAACATTACCGGCCACGTAGACGGACCGGAATATTCACCGGACGGAAAGTTTATTTACTATAACGCCAACCCAACGGGTACCATGCAAATCTGGCGCATGAAACCTGATGGCAGCGGCAAAGAACAAATTACCTTCGACGAAAACCATAACTGGTTCCCGCATATTTCGCCGGATGGCAAATGGATTGCTTATATTTCTTTCCCGACGGATATCGACCCAAACTCCCACCCTTCTTACCAACGAGTAACGCTACGTTTAGTATCTACTAGCGGCGGAGCCCCAAGAGTAGTCGCGTATTTGTACGGCGGGCAAGGCACTATTAATGTAAACTCCTGGTCGCCGGATAGTAAATCCATTTCTTTCGTTAGTAATTCGCAAGTAGCAGAAACAGGTAAAGAATTATCCGGCACCAAGTAA
- a CDS encoding redoxin family protein → MKTFFSIRIFKNCFFFLILLLAATRSLADDPKTLEIGASAPDFSLPGVDGKTYSLKSFANAKILTIIFTCNHCPTAQAYEDRMKVLVTDYKNKGVAVVAVSPNYPQAVALDEMGYTDSGDSFEEMKIRAKDKGYNFPYLFDGETEIMSKAYGPMATPHVFVFDQQRKLQYTGRLDASEKPGSANAEDTRNALDALLAGKPVAVPKTKTFGCSIKWQEKSDWAKKAPLVWAKEPVDLTIIEEADLKALLKNDTDKVRLVNVWATWCGPCVAEMPEFVNINRMYRNREFEFITISADKPDKKDKALATLKRLQASNKNYLWSSEDKYKLIEAIDPQWQGALPYTLLIEPGGKVAYRTQGSIVPMEMKKMIVSKIGRYY, encoded by the coding sequence ATGAAAACCTTCTTTTCCATCCGTATTTTTAAAAATTGTTTCTTCTTTTTAATCCTGCTGCTGGCTGCTACCCGCAGTTTAGCGGATGATCCGAAAACGCTGGAAATTGGAGCTTCGGCTCCGGACTTTAGTTTGCCGGGGGTGGATGGAAAAACGTATTCGCTGAAAAGCTTTGCCAATGCTAAAATCCTGACCATTATTTTCACTTGTAATCATTGCCCTACTGCCCAGGCCTACGAAGACCGCATGAAGGTTTTGGTTACCGATTATAAGAACAAAGGCGTGGCCGTAGTAGCCGTTTCGCCCAACTATCCGCAAGCAGTTGCCTTAGATGAAATGGGCTATACCGATTCAGGCGATAGTTTCGAAGAAATGAAAATCCGGGCTAAAGATAAAGGCTATAATTTTCCTTATTTATTCGACGGCGAAACCGAAATAATGTCGAAGGCTTATGGTCCCATGGCAACTCCCCACGTTTTTGTGTTTGATCAGCAACGGAAATTACAGTATACGGGTCGCTTGGATGCTTCGGAAAAGCCTGGCTCGGCTAACGCCGAAGATACCCGTAACGCTCTGGATGCTTTACTGGCCGGAAAACCCGTTGCTGTACCTAAAACAAAAACCTTTGGCTGTTCTATAAAATGGCAGGAAAAAAGCGACTGGGCGAAAAAAGCACCGCTCGTGTGGGCCAAAGAACCCGTAGACTTAACCATAATAGAAGAAGCTGATTTAAAAGCCTTGTTAAAAAACGATACCGATAAAGTACGTCTGGTAAACGTTTGGGCTACCTGGTGCGGTCCGTGTGTGGCCGAAATGCCCGAATTTGTTAATATTAACCGCATGTACCGCAACCGCGAGTTTGAGTTTATTACCATTAGCGCCGACAAACCCGACAAAAAAGATAAAGCGCTTGCCACCTTAAAACGGCTGCAAGCATCCAACAAAAACTACCTCTGGAGCTCCGAAGACAAATACAAATTAATCGAAGCCATTGATCCGCAATGGCAAGGCGCCTTACCCTATACCCTTTTAATTGAACCCGGCGGAAAAGTAGCTTACCGCACCCAAGGCTCTATTGTACCTATGGAAATGAAGAAAATGATTGTAAGTAAAATTGGCCGGTATTATTAA
- a CDS encoding vanadium-dependent haloperoxidase, giving the protein MKTLSMHTRRKAAYLLGLFLFSLLYGCEDIIDEIEDIIKRPPKYRQESADVVYDWYKLIARIQFRSNPQPVVIFNNRNFGYIGVGLYEAVRPGIENAVSLSAHLYLMPDMPEPEKYRQYLWSASANAALASMYKQFIVGLSATDIARIDSMENAYNNRFKLSYSDAVISRSQAYGRSIATAIYNWSTTDKFNLSSEGYTIPKFPGAWEPTPPTFANPVGPYLKDSRPFLAYSLTATAPPLPFPYSKEQSSKFYKAAREVYNIGKNLTAEQKAIANWWADVGGAGVGVPSPYHLLSIVTGALESKKAKLGQAAEVYAKVGIAQKDGPICTFRGKFQYNLIRPVTFIQRHIKPSWQSYLPTPPYPEYPSGLVGLYGPVMQVLIRELGDIPITDNAYFWRGDAPRHYASITEMNEEAAISRVYAGIHYRFTQNITIEMSKEIGNKIADIQLIKE; this is encoded by the coding sequence ATGAAAACACTTTCTATGCATACGCGCCGAAAAGCTGCTTATTTGCTCGGGCTTTTCCTTTTTAGTTTGCTCTATGGTTGCGAGGATATAATTGATGAAATAGAGGATATCATTAAACGGCCACCTAAATACCGCCAGGAAAGTGCCGATGTGGTGTATGATTGGTACAAACTAATTGCTCGGATTCAATTTCGTTCCAATCCGCAACCGGTGGTAATATTCAACAACAGAAATTTTGGTTACATTGGCGTGGGTCTCTATGAAGCCGTACGTCCCGGTATAGAAAACGCCGTGAGTTTGTCTGCCCACCTTTACCTAATGCCGGATATGCCCGAACCAGAGAAGTACCGGCAATATTTATGGAGCGCTAGTGCTAATGCCGCGTTAGCCAGTATGTATAAGCAATTTATAGTGGGTCTATCTGCAACTGATATAGCCCGCATTGATTCTATGGAAAATGCTTATAATAATCGCTTTAAATTAAGCTACTCCGATGCTGTGATTTCCCGTTCACAAGCCTACGGGCGTTCTATTGCCACGGCCATTTACAACTGGTCCACCACCGATAAATTTAATCTTTCCAGTGAGGGATACACCATCCCTAAATTCCCGGGGGCTTGGGAACCTACTCCCCCAACTTTTGCCAACCCAGTAGGACCTTATTTGAAGGACTCAAGGCCTTTCCTGGCGTATAGCTTAACGGCTACAGCTCCTCCTTTACCTTTTCCTTATTCAAAAGAACAGTCCTCAAAGTTTTATAAAGCGGCCAGAGAGGTGTATAATATTGGAAAAAATTTAACGGCGGAGCAAAAAGCTATTGCTAACTGGTGGGCCGATGTGGGAGGAGCCGGCGTCGGCGTTCCCTCTCCCTATCATCTTCTTTCGATTGTAACAGGTGCTTTGGAAAGTAAGAAGGCTAAGCTGGGGCAAGCGGCAGAAGTTTATGCCAAAGTTGGAATTGCTCAGAAGGACGGACCTATTTGTACATTTCGAGGAAAATTTCAGTACAATCTTATCCGGCCGGTTACCTTTATTCAAAGGCACATTAAACCATCCTGGCAATCCTATTTACCTACCCCTCCTTATCCAGAGTATCCATCCGGACTGGTCGGATTATACGGTCCTGTTATGCAGGTGTTAATAAGAGAGCTCGGCGATATTCCTATAACGGACAACGCCTATTTTTGGAGAGGGGACGCCCCCCGTCACTATGCTTCTATTACAGAAATGAATGAAGAAGCAGCTATCTCCCGGGTTTATGCCGGCATTCACTACCGGTTTACTCAAAACATTACTATAGAAATGAGTAAAGAAATAGGAAATAAAATAGCGGATATCCAATTAATAAAAGAATAA